Below is a window of Phormidium ambiguum IAM M-71 DNA.
ATTATCCCCCATTAGTGCGGATGACTAATACTTGGATTGAACCGGGAAAAACACCTGTCAAAGATTTATTTAGTGATATCAAAGAAGGAGTTTATGCGCGAAATTGGTTGGGAGGAATGACCAATGGAGAAATGTTTACTTTTAGTGCTGGGGAAGCTTGGATGATCCGCAATGGAGAAATAGCTGAACCTGTGCGCGATGTGACTCTTTCGGGAAATGTGTTTACTACTTTGGCTGATATTGAAGCGATCGGCAATGATTTTTATTGGGATGAATCTGGCGGTTGTGGTAAAGGTGGACAAAGCGGTTTACCCGTTGGTTGCGGTGGCCCTTCTTTACGAATTAAAAATGTAATTGTCGGCGGAGAAGCAGCTTAAGGGGGCAGGGGGAATGGGGAGCAGGGGAGCAGGGGAGCAGGGGAGCAGGGGGGACAAGGGGACAAGGGGANCAAGGAGAATTTTTACCTTTTACCTTTCTTCCCTTCTGCCTTTTGCCTTCTGCCTTCTGCCTTCTGCCTTCTGCCTTTTACCTTCTGCCTTCTGCCTTCTGCCTTTCCCCAACAATTATTGGAGGTTGAATTATGAGAGAAACAATTGGGAAAATTTTGCCTTTAGAAAATGGCGATCGACTAACTCGTGCTGAATTTGAACGACGTTATTCTTCAATGCCTAATTTGAAAAAAGCAGAATTAATTGAAGGAGTAGTTTATATGGGATCGCCAGTTCGAGTTATTCACGGTCAACCTCATGCTCAAATTATGACTTTGTTAGGAACTTACTGGACAGCTACACCAGGAATAGCACTATTAGATAATACGACAGTTCGCCTTGATGCTGATAATGAACCTCAGCCCGACGCACTATTAAGAATTGAAAAAGGAGGACAAACAACTATTAGTGAAGATGGTTATTTAGAGGGTGCGCCAGAATTCATTGCGGAAATAGCTGCGAGTAGTGCTTCTTATGATTTACGAGATAAATTAAGAGTTTATCGTCGCAACCAAGTCCAAGAATATTTAGTCTGGCAAGTTAACGAGCAAAAAATAGATTGGTTTCGGTTAAGAGAAGGTGAATATATTGCCTTACCAAGCGATGAAACTGGAACAATTAAAAGTGAAGTTTTTCCCGGTTTATGGTTAGCAGTTCCGGCGTTAATAGCGGGGAATTTGGTTGAACTTCAGTCTGTGTTACAGACGGGTTTAGCAACATCTGAACATCAAGATTTTGTCGAAAAATTAAGAAGTTAGGGCAGCATCTATTTGTTTATAAAGAGATTCTAAGCTGTCAGAATTATCTAATATAACGTCAGCTTTTTGACACTTTTCGACGAGTGGCATTTGACTGTTAATTCTAGCTTTTGCTTGTTCTATGGTTAAGTTGTTTCGCTGCATTAGTCTTGTAATTTGTTGCTGTTCATCAACAAAGACTACCCAAATTTCCGTAACTAAGTTAGTTAATTTGGCTTCAAATAAAAGGGGAATTACTAAAATAACTGTGCTGTTTGATGGTAATTTATTCATTTCTTCAGCAAAGCGTTGTCTGACGAAAGGATGAATTTGTTGTTCCAGCCAGATGCGTTCTTCATTGTTATGAAAAACAACTTCTCCTAGTTTTTGTCGATTTAATGAACCATCAGATAAAAGGATTTCTGTTCCATAACGTTGGGCAATTTTGTTTAAAATGGGTGAATTAATTTCAACTGCTTGACGGGCATAAATATCAGCATCTAAAATTGGTAATTTATAAGTTTTGGCTAAATAGTTGGAAACAGTTGTTTTACCAGTACCAATACCACCAGTTAAACCAATTTTACGCTGTGTCATTTGTTTATTTATTTTGAATGTGAGAAATAAAGTGATTGTTAGAAGCGAGCAATTTTTCTGCGGTTTGGCGATCGATCGGTCTAGAGAAAAAGTAACCTTGACTATATTCGCATTCTAATAGTTGTAGTTGTAAAAGTTGTTCTTTGGTTTCTACTCCTTCCGCAATCACATCCATGTTTAAAATATGCGCTAAAGAAATAATGGCACGGACGATTTCTAAACTTTCGCTATCAAAACCCATTTGATTGACAAAAGAGCGATCGATTTTTAAAGTATCGATCGGTAGTTGCTGTAATCTGGCTAATGAAGAATAGCCAGTACCAAAATCATCTATAGAAAGCTGAATTCCCAAACCTTTTAATTGCTTCAACATAGCTGTTTCATAAGCTGTATTTCCGGTCAAACTACTTTCTGTAATTTCTAATTTCAAAAGTTCTCGGTTGATTTTAGTTTCTCTCAAAATTTGATCGATGCGTTCTATTAATCCTAATTGTGCTAATTGAAGTGCTGACAAATTCACACTAATTGTTAAGGGAAAGTTTTGCTGAAATTTTTGTTGCCAAATTACCATTTGTTGACAAGCTTCTTTTAATATAAACCTGTCAATTAAACTAATCAATCCCGTTTCTTCTGCTATGGGAATAAATTCTACTGGTGAAACCCAACCTCTAGTAGCATGATACCAACGCGCTAAGGCTTCAAACCCAATTAATCTACCAGTTTGAATAGAAACAATTGGCTGATAATAAACTTGTAATTCTTGACGTTCGATCGATCTTCTTAGATCGCTTTCTAACTGCAAGCGTTCTACGGCTTTTGTTTGCCATTCCGGTTCAAAAACTGCATAAAGAGTTTTACTTAAATGTTTAGATTGGTGCATCGCTGTATCAGCCGCACGCAAATAATCTTCCGGTTGTTCATAACCAATAGAACTCAAGGCAATGCCAATACTAGCATTAATAAAAACTTCTTGACCACCAAGATCGAAAGAATAGCTAAGTGCTTGGTAAATTTGCTCAGCAGTTTGAGTAGCATGGCTAGTTTTTGGCAAGTTGGTTAACAAAATGGCAAACTCATCTAATCCTACTTGGGCAACAATTGATTTTTTATTTAATTCAGCATCGCTGGTAGGATCGTTGCGATTCAAATTGTCTTGAAATGCAGGTCGATCGGACAGTAAATAATTTGCTTCAAAATCAACATTAAAATTAGAAAAACTACTATTTTGCAAACAATTTTGGATTCGTTCAGCAGCAGCTATCAATAAGCGATCGGCTAAATGATGCCCTAAACTAAATTTCACCATTTGTAATCTGTCTAAGTTTAGAAATAAAACCGCAAATAAACCAAGCTGATTATGTTTGGCTAAATTAATAGTTTGTTCAAGTAACTTAAGAAAGAAAGTACGATTTGGCAATCCTGTAATTGGATCGTAATAGGCATATCGCTGTAATTTTTCTTCTGCTTGTTTGCAGTCGGAAATATCAGTTAAAGTTCCCACATAACCAGTTATTTCTCCATTTGACCCATATTCAGGAATTGCCTGACCAAAAACCCAAGTAACAGTACCATTAACATTCAATAAACGACATTCTGATTGGAAAGGTAAATTGTCTCTAATCGCTTGTTTCCATTGGGTAACAATTTTTTCTCGATCGTCAGGATGAATCGCTGCTTCCCACGTATGTTGCAAAGATTCCGCAACGGAAAGTCCACTAATTTCACACCAGCGATCGTTAACATATAAACATTGCCCACTACTATTTGTATGGAATATTCCCACAGGAGATATTTGGGCTAATTTGTGATAACGAGATTCGCTTTCTTTCAGTGCATCTTCTGCTAATTTCCGTTCAGTTATATCTTGCACCATTGATAGATAATTTATGACTTGATTCTGATTATTTTTTAACGGTGTATTATGCCATTCACAAATAATTACCCGCCCATCTTTGGTTAAATTTTCCATTAAACTATGATCTGTTGTTTCTCCGGCGGCTAGTTGCTGGCGAACTTTTTGGGTAAAAATTCTCGAAGCAGGAGGAATCAGTAATTCATCAATGTATTTACCTAAAACTTCTGGTTTAAGATAACCAAAAATTTTTTCGGCTGCGGGATTCCAATCGATAATTTTAAAGTTTTTATCTTTAAGAATACAACCAATAGGCATTCGATCGATCTGCAATTGCAATCGTTCTTGTAATTGCTTAGTTTCTGCGTAAAGTTGGAATTCTGCTGAATTAACTAGACTAATATCATTTGCTTGTTTCTGTACTGTAATGTCTTTGGCTATGCCAAGTAAACCAATAACTTCTCCTTGAGAATTTCGATAGACATCTTTTTTGGTATGATAAATTTGTCTATTATTATTAATATAAACAACTTCCTCTAAAATTTCCGATCGACCGTTACCCATAATTCTTCGGTCATTTTCCATGATTTGTTTCGCTATTTCAGGGCTAAAAATTGCTGTATCATCTTTGCCAATAATTTCTCCTACTGGCTTACCCAAAATTCTCGCCATTACAGAGTTAACTATTAGATATTTCCCCTGAATATCCTTGATAAAAATAGCATCTGTACTAGCTTCGATTACTGATTGGAGAATCTCGCTATTTTCTGAAGAAGTAAGTTTCATTACTTTGCATTACTAATATTTTTCAGATTAGGCATCAATCAATCGTAAATTGGCTTACTTTTTTAAACCATCATCTGCTTATTTTCTACATATTTAACAATTGCTTCACTTAATCCACCCAGCGTGTATTCTGTAGCTTCGATATCTACTTTTCCGAATAATTGTTGGCAGGTTTTTGAGGTTTGCGGCCCGATCGAAGCGATAATAAATTTTTCTAACTTCTCTACAGGTAATTTATCTTGTACTAACTGATAAAAATATTGCACAGTTTTGGAACTTGCAAAAGTAATTATATCAATAGTTTGCTGCTGTAATGCTTGTAAAACTTCGGGGGTAATTGCACTCGGACAACCAGATTGATAAGCTGGAACTTCGACTAATTCTGCACCTTTGGCAGTTAATTCTTGCACTAAAACTTCTCTACCACCTGTTTCCACTCTGGGAAAAAGAATTTTTTGATTTGGTAATTGTTCGGGGAAATTTTCTACTAAAGAATCGGCAACGAAATTAGGCGGAATAAAGTCAGCAGATAAACCATATTGTTCCAGAGATGCCGCAGTTTTTTTGCCGACAACTGCAATTTTAACTCCAGCTAAAGCAGAGACATCTTTTCCTTTATCTTGCAATCGGCTAAAGAAGTAATCTACACCGTTAGTCGAAGTCAGAATCAACCAATTAAAAGTATGTAAATTAGCGATCGCTTCATCCAAAGCAAACCAACTTGAAGGCGCAGTAATTTCTAAAGCTGGCATCTCAATCACCATTGCGCCTTGCCGTTGCAATAAATGGCAAAAATCGCTAGATTGTCCAGCAGCACGAGTTACTAAGATTGTTTTGTCTGTTAAAGGAAGTTTGGGTTGAAGATGACTCACGGTGTTATTGCTTCGAGACAGAATTTTGATAATTTAGCAGCTTAACTTATTATCTATCAGAATATATAATCTGAATCACTCGTTTGCAAATAGGGGCGTAACCCTACAACTTCACCAATGACGATAACTGCGGGAGACAGAGAAACCCCAGAAGTTAATTGCACAATAGTTTTTAGTTCTCCCGTCCAAACTTGTTGTCCGGGATGTCCCGCCCAACGAATTACCGCGATCGGAGTTTTTGCCGATCGTCCAAACCTCAGCAACCTAGTCACAATTTCCTCAAGATTTCTTCCTCCCATCAAAATCACCAATGTTTCCATCTGGGAGATTGCTTCCCAATCTAACTCATCTGGTTCATGGGCGCTAAAAACAGTAAAACTGCGACTTAATACAGGATCGGTTAAAGGAATTCCGGCTAATAAAGGCGCGGCTAAAGCAGAAGAAATTCCTGGGATTACTTCAAATTTACACCCAGCACTTTTCAATGTTTGTATTTCGGAAGTAGTCCGACCAAAAATGAATGGATCGCCACTTTTTAGCCGAACTACTTGTTTACCTTGCTGACATTGTTCAACTAACAAACTATTAATTTCTGCTTGTTTAGTGCTGGGTTTACCACCACGTTTTCCGACATCAAACAGGCAACAATTTGCTGGTACTAACTGCAAAAGTTGGGCATCTACTAAAGCATCATAAATCAATACTTCTGCTTGCATTAACACTTTTTGCGCCCGCACAGTCAAGTAATCTAAATCACCGGGTCCCGCACCAACAATATAAACTTTGCCTGTTTGGATAGACATAAAATTATTGCTTGCTGCTGAGTTGTTGGATCATCATATCAATTTTTTGGGCTTCCTCAGTTTTCCCCTGAGTTGTAAATAACTCTTTCGCTTTTTGCAAACTGCTCATTGCTTCATTTTTTTGTCCCTTTTCAGCTAACCCGATCGCTAAAACATAATGCGCTGGAGCAAAATCCGGTTTGAGACTAATTGCTTCTTTAGATAAAGAGATCGCTTCATCAATTTTCTTGTCTCTACCTAAAGCGAAAGCTAATTTTAACTGTGTATCTATTTGAGGTTCGGTTTGTCCCTTGGCTTTAAAAAGCTCTCTAGCTTTTCGTAAATTAGCGATCGCTACACTATTATTTCCCTGTTGTGTTGCCACTTCCGCTAAAATCAAATGAGCCGGAGCAAAATCAGGCTTTAATTTCAAAACTTCTCTAGCTTGAGTATTAGCTTCGGCGTATTTTTTTTGTTGTCCGAAAACCATCGCCAATTGCATTTGTGTTGCAGCTAATTGGTCATTTTGTTTTTGTTTTTTAAACAAATCCCTAGCTTTTTGTAAACTAGTTATCGCTTCCTCTGGTTTATTTTGACGCAAAGCAATTTCCGATCGCAAAATATGCGCTGGCGCAAAATCAGATTTTAGTGCGATCGCTTCCTTAATTTGAGTACTTGCTTCATCAAATTTGCCTTGTCTACCTAACAAACTAGCCAATTGAACTTGCACGCCCGCAGCCTGTTCGGTTTGCCCTTGTTTCTTCCACAAACCTTGCGCTTTTTTCAAACTTGCGATCGCTTCATCCACCTTACCTTGTTCCGACAAACCCGCCGCTAATACAATATGAGCAGGTGCCAGATCTGGCTTCAACCGAACAGCTGTTTGAGATTGTGCGATCGACTCATCAATTTTCTTTTGTTGACCCAAAGCCACAGCCAACTTCATCACCGTTTCTACATCATCAGACTTCAAACGCAAAGCTTCCCGATACTGAGAAGTCGCCTCATCCAACTTACCCTGACGCTGCAACAACACCCCTAAATTAGAATGAACCTCTGGATTTTTCGGATCTAACTGAATAGATTTCCGCCAAAACTCTTCCGCATTTTTCAAATCACCTTGCTGAACGCTAGCAATTCCCTTTTGATAAAAATCAGCCGCACTACCAGGCGCAGGCGTAGCCGCAGTTGGACTTGGCTGACCAATATTACCCGGTTGACCAAAAATATTATTCGATTGACTAATCCCTGGAATAGTTTCTCCAGTTGCAGACCCAGTACTCGTACCCGGACTAACTTGTACAGTAGTAGTACCCGGACTAACTTGTACAACACTCGGCGTATTCTCCGCAGTCGGAACAATCACAGTACTAGGAACAGGTGTCGCCGCAGTTGTTGTAGTAGGTTGTTGAGTAGTAGCAACATTTGTTGAGTTCGACGGCGAAGAAGAACAACCAAACCCAGCAAACCCAAAGCAAAGTACACTAATCAGCAACAGGTAAATAGAATTGTGTTTTTCAGACATTCTTAAACAAACGTTTTAACTATAGCTCTTAGCCTAGTTTAAGCTCTCAAGTAAAAATCAGACAGAAGAAAGGCAGAAGGCAGAAGGCAGAAGGTAAGAAAGGCAGAAGGCAGAAGGCAGAAGGCAGAAGGTAAAAGGTAAAAATCAAATTTCCTTGTCCCCTTGTCTCCCCTGCTCCCCTGCTCCCCTGCTNNNNNNNNNNCTCCCCTGCTCCCCTGCTCCCCTGCTCCCCTGCTCCCCTGCTCCCCTGCTCCCCCCTGCCCCCCTGCCCCCCTGCCTTGATCAGCGCCACTTCAAGAGACTAGATAACCGAAAAGGTTCCTTAGCAGGAGTAGGTTGAGGGTAGCCACCGCGTAATAATGTCCAAGTAATACTATTAACGATGCCGTTATCTTTTAATTTATGTTTTAGTTGAAAGTCCTTAATCGCTAACTTAGTATTCCGATCGAAAATTCCAGTTCGGCTGACTTCATAACCATTAACTTGCAACAGTCCCTGTAATTCATAAACATCATTGCCACTGTAACCCAGTCTGAGGACACGGGCACCAGGTTGCACTGTGGACTTCAATGCCGCCCAAGTTTGTGGCCCAACTACGCCATTAATTCTTAAGCCGTGTTTTTTTTGAAAAGACCTGACAGCTGCTTCTGTCAAACTGCCAAAATCTCCATCAATAATTCTAATTGTGTAACCGTGAGCGCGTAAAAGTCCTTGTAATTCTGCTACTGCTGGGTCAAAATCCCAAGGATGTAGTTCTTTTCCAGTGAACGCCGCATCACAGGCGGTATCTGTAATTTGCTGATTCATACTCATTGTAGTCACCTCCGCCGTAGGTTTTTACTTTATGTTTGTTTGGCAGCACAAAGCTGACAATGTAATATATTCCGTTGTATTAATAAAATTATTCTCGGAAAAAGTCTCTATCTCTGGAGAGAAGGCCGCGATTTCCTATCCCTACTCTAGTAGTTTTGTCGAGTAAATACCAGCTTTAACAATCAAAATTTTGGGAATTAAAAGAAAGGACAGTTGCATTATCTGCTACTGTCTCTATGTTGCTCTTGCTATCTACTGCTAGCATCGTCAAATAAATTTTCTAAAAAACTTTTACCAAGAATTTCTTCGCTCGTTGCGATCGTCCTCGTAGTATTCTTCATTACCACGCTCACCACCACCGTACATGACATCATCAGCGGGGTCGCCATAAGGGTCTTCACTGGCAGGTCGCACATTCCCAAACATTCCTACATCAGCCGGGTCGCCATACGGGTCTTCGCTGGCAGGTCGCACATCACCAAACATTCCTACATCAGCCGGGTCGCCGTAGGGGTCTTCACTTGCAGGTCGCACATCACCAAACATTCCTACATCAGCCGGGTCGCCGTAGGGGTCTTCACTTGCAGGTCGCACATCACCAAACATTCCTACATCAGCCGGGTCGCCGTAGGGGTCTTCACTTGCAGGTCGCACATTACCATACATTCCCTCATCAGCCGGGTCGCCGTATGGGTCTTGGCTAGCTGGATATACTTCTTGGTCTTCTTCATTGTTAGAACCAAAAGCGGCTTCTGCCATTTTTCTGAAAAATCCATCTACCATGATTCTTCTCCTATCTGAATTTTTTAACTCCAATGACTATGTAGATGGTTAAATTTCCACATAGACTTTAAATTTGTTGTACTAATTCGCTGATGAATTCCCCTAAATAATTAGATGCCTAAAATACTTTTCAATCAGCTATTGTGCCGGAACTAAGTCAGTGAGATCTCTGCCTGTAGTTCTGCCGTTGTAACCTTGAAAGTCTTGGTATTGTCGGGCTTGTTCTTCGGGTACTCGAATACCACCAGGCGGTGGTGTTACCCATTGAGCGCGACCCTCAGCATCACGATAGTATACTCGCCCATTCTTGGACAGGTAGTACCTACCTTTTGCTCCTTGTTCTTTCTTATTTTTGTGCTGATTGTATAGGTAGAAAAGGGCGGCTGCTCCAGCTAAAATTGCTACTTTTTGTCCGGTGGATAATCCTTGTTTGGCTTGGGTTGGGGTTGGTCTTGCTGGAGTAGGTCTATTAACAACGGGGTTCGTTTGTCTCCCAGCAGGTGCGTTGTTCACAGGGGGTTGATTTAATGTATCTGAGCCTGCACAAGAAGCAAATAATGGTGCTGAAAGTGTTGTTATGAGGAAAAGAGCTACAGTTTTTGTTAACTGTTTATATTTTAGCTGGATGTTATCTACCATGATTGACCTAAGTAATTGGGGGAATAATTTTGGGCGAATAGGATATCATGAACGCGATGATTTGTTAATTTACTATGTTGCCCATAATACCTAGTAATTTTGAGGAAATTTTGACTCGATCGATAAATGATGAAATTGTTGGACTCGGAAAAAGTTTCAACTAATTTCGCTCGATCGCTAATTATTCGCTTTGACTTTAATATTGTTGGCTAGGCGGACTCGATACCTCTAACTACAGATAGAAAAGCTACTCATTCTCCAGCATGAAGCCGCTGTTTACTTGATTAGACAAGCTAGGGGAAAAAGAAGATATTCTAAGAAGAACAGTTTCCAAATAAATTGATAAAAGTTGGCGATCGCAATTTTATCGTGTAAATCTACTTGGCGACTTTGCCACCAAAGTAATCCTAATGTAAATAAGTGAGTAATGACGAGAAATTCTGTATTAACTGAAGGTAGCCACAAAGTTGCTGCCATTACCATGCCTAAGTAGCAGATAGTTAATAGCCAAAGCGAGAAGTTGAAGACGGTTTTTTGTCCTAGTTTAATTGTGAAGGTAGTAATGTTGTATTGTTTGTCGCCTTCCAAATCCGGGATGTCTTTAAAAATGGCGATCGCAATCGTAAAGACTAAAATAAATAAGGTTAATGCCCAAACTTCTGGGGAAATTACGCGCTCGGCTTGCAGAACCCAACGAAAATGTAAAAATAGTCCTAAATTGACGATCGCTCCCCGCACTGTAAAAATACAAATTGCTGCCCAAAAAGGAAACCGCTTTAAGCGAATCGGCGGTAATGAATAAGCTGTACCAATAATTAAACTAATTGCCACCATTGCTAAAAGAAATGGCCCCATTAATCCGGCTATTAATAAGGCTGACATTCCCGAAAATGCGATAATTAAGATTGCTTGTTTGCGAGTAAATTCTCCGGCAGCTAAGGGTAAATGTGGTTTGTTAATTTGGTCAATTTCTACATCTTCTACTTGATTTAACCCAACTATATAAATGTTGCCAAAAATGCAAGCTATCCAAGCTGCGAATAATTGCCAAATTAGGGATAAATTAATGTTATGATTTACGGATGCGATCGCTATTAAATACAACCCGATCGCACTGCAAGTAGTCCCAATTACAGTGTGAGGACGGGAAAATTTCCAATAAGGATAAAACCAAGGTTTTGCAGATTGATGGCTGGCAGATTCGCTCGGAGCAGTAGGAAAAGAGGAAGTTTTTTGCCAAGTTTCTTTCATGATTTTCTCGATCGCATTTCAGCCTTGATTTTAATCTAAATTTCAATTAAAAAATAACTTCTGACTCTGGTTTTTATTTAAGATTACTTCTGTTAAAATAAAGATTTTTAGCATATTGTTTTTCCAGTGCGACAGAAGTAGAGACGCTGCGAGCAACGTCTCTACAGAGCTAATTATTTTTGCCCACAAAGCAAGCCAAATCTAATTAACCCGCTTTCATATCCGCGTTGCATTAAACCTAAAGACATTGCGCCTTGAATAGTAGACCAACCAGAGAACAGCAAGGCAATGAGTACTTCTAAATTAAAAGCTGAATCAATCACGACATTCCAAAAAGGTGCGACAGCTTTTGACCAATCTGCGGTGCGGATATTTTGGAAAGATAGATTTTGAGCGATCGCTTCATATTCTGGCAAAGAAATCACAAAAGGTAAACAATAAACCCGATAAATTTCTGCCAAATGATGTAGTTCATCAGGGGTTAATGGTTGATTTGGTGACTTAGTGGGCCGATGACACCAAGTAGCCATTAAAAAAGTTCCCCCTGGTTTTAATACTCGATAACATTCTCGTAAAAATTGCTCTTTATCTGCCATGTGTTCGCCACTTTCCATTGACCAAACCAAGTCAAAAGAATTATCAGCAAAAGGCAATTGCAAAGCATCTGCGACCAAAAACTCGGTTTTTTCACTCATTCCGGCTATTTCCGCCCGTTCTTTCGCCCTAGCCGCTTGTACCGGACTTAAGGTAATACCTGTAGCTGTAGCGTTGTATTTTTGCGCCAAATATAAAGAACTTCCACCAATACCGCACCCAACATCCAAAATTTGCTCCGCTTGTTGTATTTCCGACCATTTGAGAACTTCTTCAATCAAATCAATTTGCGCCTGACGACGTTCTTTTTTGATGTTTCCTTCAGAACCGTAGTAACCGTGGTGCATGTGTTCGCCCCACACCTTTTCCCAAAGTCCAGAGGAAGCATCGTAAAATTCCTGAATTCTTTGATTTAGAGTTGATGGCATAAAAGCTCTCTCTTTGTTAAGTTCTGTAACATTAAGAATTAGCCTAACAGAGGATGTTATTCAATTTCAGATTTTAGATTTTAGATCAAAGTACTCAGAAAGCAGTAAGCTGCAAAAAGAATACTAAGTAAATACTCGATGACCATATCTAGAACTATTTGTTTAGGTTTTCTCGCTGTCATTACTGTCGGAACGCTTCTATTAATGATGCCTTTCTCTACAAGCAGTGGGAATTGGAACGATCCGATCGTGGCATTATTTACAGCTACTTCTGCGGTTTGTGTGACTGGTTTAGGAGTGGTAGATACGGGAACTTATTTTTCTTTTTGGGGACAGTTGTTTTTACTTGCCTTAGTTCAAATTGGGGGACTGGGGTATATGACAACCACAACTTTTCTCATTTTGTTGGTGGGACGTAGGTTTGATTTACGGCATAAAATGGCAATTCAACAAGCTTTGGATCGCCCTGGATTGCAAGAAGCTCCTCAAGTAATTCGCTCAGTTATCGCTACGACGATGCTTTTTGAAATTACAGGAATTTTCCTATTAATGCCAGTATTTGTTCCTAAATACGGGCCTAGTCAAGGTTTGTGGTTGTCAATTTTTCACAGCATTAATTCTTGGAATAATGCTGGGTTTAGTTTATTTAAGGACAATTTTATTGGCTATCAATCCTCGGTTTTGTTAATTGTTGTAGTCACGGGGTTGATTTTTTTTGGGGGAATTGGTTATCAGGTTATTTTTGAGCTTTTTTTGTGGTTGCGCGATCGCATTCAAGGCAAAAAAGCTTGTGTCAGATTTTCTTTGAATTTTAAAGTTGCCCTAAGTACAACTTTAGTACTTTTAGCATTTGGTACAGTTGCTTTCTTTTTCATTGAATGGAAAAATCCCGCAACCTTTGGTTCAATGAATTTTGGTCAGCAATTACTCAATGCTTGGTTTCAATCTGTAACGCCAAGAACGGCAGGGTTCAACACTATTGACATCGGAAAAATGACTACAGCTGGGTTATTTTTAACCATTGCTTTGATGTTTATTGGTGCTAGTCCAGGCGGTACGGGAGGAGGAATCAAAACTACCACTATGCGGGTGCTTACTAATGCCACAAAAGCCATTTTACAAGGGAAAGAAGAAGTTATTTTGTATCAACGAGAGGTCGCAATTTCGTTAATTTTAAAAGCAATTGGCGTGCTGATCGGTTCAGTTGCTACAGTACTTCTGGCAACAATTTTAATTTCCCTCAGCGATCCAGAATTAAACTTTATCCAAATTCTGTTTGAGGTGGTTTCTGCTTTTGCCACAGTGGGTCTTTCTACTGGAATTACTGCTCAAGTTTCAGTAGCAGCAAAAGTAATTTTAATTTTGACAATGTACATCGGTCGGGTAGGAGTATTGTTATTTATGGCAGCACTTTTAGGCGA
It encodes the following:
- a CDS encoding Uma2 family endonuclease, whose product is MRETIGKILPLENGDRLTRAEFERRYSSMPNLKKAELIEGVVYMGSPVRVIHGQPHAQIMTLLGTYWTATPGIALLDNTTVRLDADNEPQPDALLRIEKGGQTTISEDGYLEGAPEFIAEIAASSASYDLRDKLRVYRRNQVQEYLVWQVNEQKIDWFRLREGEYIALPSDETGTIKSEVFPGLWLAVPALIAGNLVELQSVLQTGLATSEHQDFVEKLRS
- a CDS encoding EAL and GGDEF domain-containing protein, encoding MKLTSSENSEILQSVIEASTDAIFIKDIQGKYLIVNSVMARILGKPVGEIIGKDDTAIFSPEIAKQIMENDRRIMGNGRSEILEEVVYINNNRQIYHTKKDVYRNSQGEVIGLLGIAKDITVQKQANDISLVNSAEFQLYAETKQLQERLQLQIDRMPIGCILKDKNFKIIDWNPAAEKIFGYLKPEVLGKYIDELLIPPASRIFTQKVRQQLAAGETTDHSLMENLTKDGRVIICEWHNTPLKNNQNQVINYLSMVQDITERKLAEDALKESESRYHKLAQISPVGIFHTNSSGQCLYVNDRWCEISGLSVAESLQHTWEAAIHPDDREKIVTQWKQAIRDNLPFQSECRLLNVNGTVTWVFGQAIPEYGSNGEITGYVGTLTDISDCKQAEEKLQRYAYYDPITGLPNRTFFLKLLEQTINLAKHNQLGLFAVLFLNLDRLQMVKFSLGHHLADRLLIAAAERIQNCLQNSSFSNFNVDFEANYLLSDRPAFQDNLNRNDPTSDAELNKKSIVAQVGLDEFAILLTNLPKTSHATQTAEQIYQALSYSFDLGGQEVFINASIGIALSSIGYEQPEDYLRAADTAMHQSKHLSKTLYAVFEPEWQTKAVERLQLESDLRRSIERQELQVYYQPIVSIQTGRLIGFEALARWYHATRGWVSPVEFIPIAEETGLISLIDRFILKEACQQMVIWQQKFQQNFPLTISVNLSALQLAQLGLIERIDQILRETKINRELLKLEITESSLTGNTAYETAMLKQLKGLGIQLSIDDFGTGYSSLARLQQLPIDTLKIDRSFVNQMGFDSESLEIVRAIISLAHILNMDVIAEGVETKEQLLQLQLLECEYSQGYFFSRPIDRQTAEKLLASNNHFISHIQNK
- a CDS encoding peptidoglycan-binding domain-containing protein, with protein sequence MSMNQQITDTACDAAFTGKELHPWDFDPAVAELQGLLRAHGYTIRIIDGDFGSLTEAAVRSFQKKHGLRINGVVGPQTWAALKSTVQPGARVLRLGYSGNDVYELQGLLQVNGYEVSRTGIFDRNTKLAIKDFQLKHKLKDNGIVNSITWTLLRGGYPQPTPAKEPFRLSSLLKWR
- the coaE gene encoding dephospho-CoA kinase (Dephospho-CoA kinase (CoaE) performs the final step in coenzyme A biosynthesis.), whose translation is MTQRKIGLTGGIGTGKTTVSNYLAKTYKLPILDADIYARQAVEINSPILNKIAQRYGTEILLSDGSLNRQKLGEVVFHNNEERIWLEQQIHPFVRQRFAEEMNKLPSNSTVILVIPLLFEAKLTNLVTEIWVVFVDEQQQITRLMQRNNLTIEQAKARINSQMPLVEKCQKADVILDNSDSLESLYKQIDAALTS
- a CDS encoding translation initiation factor — protein: MVDGFFRKMAEAAFGSNNEEDQEVYPASQDPYGDPADEGMYGNVRPASEDPYGDPADVGMFGDVRPASEDPYGDPADVGMFGDVRPASEDPYGDPADVGMFGDVRPASEDPYGDPADVGMFGNVRPASEDPYGDPADDVMYGGGERGNEEYYEDDRNERRNSW
- a CDS encoding tetratricopeptide repeat protein codes for the protein MSEKHNSIYLLLISVLCFGFAGFGCSSSPSNSTNVATTQQPTTTTAATPVPSTVIVPTAENTPSVVQVSPGTTTVQVSPGTSTGSATGETIPGISQSNNIFGQPGNIGQPSPTAATPAPGSAADFYQKGIASVQQGDLKNAEEFWRKSIQLDPKNPEVHSNLGVLLQRQGKLDEATSQYREALRLKSDDVETVMKLAVALGQQKKIDESIAQSQTAVRLKPDLAPAHIVLAAGLSEQGKVDEAIASLKKAQGLWKKQGQTEQAAGVQVQLASLLGRQGKFDEASTQIKEAIALKSDFAPAHILRSEIALRQNKPEEAITSLQKARDLFKKQKQNDQLAATQMQLAMVFGQQKKYAEANTQAREVLKLKPDFAPAHLILAEVATQQGNNSVAIANLRKARELFKAKGQTEPQIDTQLKLAFALGRDKKIDEAISLSKEAISLKPDFAPAHYVLAIGLAEKGQKNEAMSSLQKAKELFTTQGKTEEAQKIDMMIQQLSSKQ